From a single Thalassophryne amazonica chromosome 7, fThaAma1.1, whole genome shotgun sequence genomic region:
- the tmem106ba gene encoding transmembrane protein 106Ba, with amino-acid sequence MGKSQSHLAKQNDDIKDALTTSTEYKDNQSDDDGKNGDVSHFPYVEFTGRDSVTCPTCQGTGRIPRGQENQLVALIPYSDQRLRPSRTKLYVTISVALCLMLCGLAVFFLFPRSVDVSYVGVKSAFVSYDTDKRIVYLNITNTLNITNNNYYAISVTNITAQVQFSKTVIGKAKYNNNTVIVPLDEQQIDYTVPTTIADEMSYIFDYCTLSTIKVHNIVVMMQVTVTAAYFGHAEQVSQEVYQYVDCGGNTTSLHGHVNIYQ; translated from the exons ATGGGCAAGTCCCAGTCACACTTGGCAAAACAGAATGATGATATTAAGGATGCACTGACAACTTCTACTGAGTATAAAGACAACCAGAGTGATGATGATGGAAAGAATGGAGACGTATCCCACTTCCCCTATGTGGAGTTTACTGGGCGGGACAGTGTGACATGCCCCACGTGCCAGGGCACCGGCAGAATTCCACGTG GTCAAGAGAATCAGCTTGTGGCTCTAATTCCATATAGCGACCAAAGGCTCAGGCCAAGCAGAAC AAAGCTGTATGTCACAATATCTGTTGCCCTTTGCCTGATGCTTTGTGGCCTGGCTGTGTTCTTCCTATTCCCTCGCTCTGTTGATGTTTCCTATGTGGGAGTGAAGTCTGCCTTCGTTTCCTACGACACGGATAAACGAATTGTCTATCTCAACATTACG AACACTCTGAACATCACCAATAATAACTACTATGCCATATCAGTGACCAACATCACGGCACAAGTACAGTTCTCGAAGACGGTGATAGGCAAGGCCAAGTACAACAATAACACTGTGATCGTACCTCTTGATGAACAGCAG ATTGACTACACTGTTCCGACCACCATTGCTGACGAAATGAGTTATATCTT TGACTACTGCACCCTGTCAACAATTAAAGTGCACAACATAGTTGTCATGATGCA GGTGACTGTGACAGCAGCGTACTTCGGCCATGCGGAGCAGGTTTCCCAGGAGGTGTATCAGTATGTAGACtgtggtggaaacaccacctccttaCATGGACATGTGAATATTTACCAATAA